In Micrococcales bacterium, one DNA window encodes the following:
- a CDS encoding fumarate hydratase yields MTDFLYEDMLPIGQDETPYRLLTTDGVEVVKGPDGREFLSVAPEALETLATTAMHDIAHYLRPAHLAQLRKIVQDPEASANDQFVAHVLLMNANISSAGVLPMCQDTGTAVIMGKRGQQVLTDGPDEKALSKGVFNAYTQYNLRYSMNAPLNMWDEVNTKTNLPAQIELYADTAPGHELVYKFLFMAKGGGSANKSYLYQETKAVLNPASMMRFLDEKIRSLGTAACPPYHLAVVIGGTSAEFALKTAKYASAKYLDTLPTTGDPSGRGFRDLEMEQQVLEMTQKMGLGAQFGGRFYCHDVRVVRLPRHGASVPIAVSVSCSADRQCLGKITRDGVFIEQLETDPAQYMPEVRHEELVGSPQGAEAVAIDLRRPMPEVLAELDKYPIKTRLSLTGTLVVGRDIAHAKLKERLDAGEGLPQYFKDYPVYYAGPAKTPEGMPSGSFGPTTAGRMDSYVDLFQANGGSMVMVAKGNRSQQVTDACAKHGGFYLGSIGGPAAQLAQDCIKSVEVLEYPELGMEAIWKIDVVDFPAFIVVDNKGNDFFAEINKPTKM; encoded by the coding sequence ATGACTGATTTCCTGTACGAAGACATGCTGCCCATTGGCCAAGACGAGACGCCGTATCGTCTTTTGACCACTGACGGCGTTGAGGTGGTCAAGGGACCGGACGGCCGGGAGTTTCTCAGTGTGGCACCCGAGGCGCTTGAGACCTTGGCGACCACGGCCATGCATGACATTGCGCACTACCTGCGGCCGGCCCATTTGGCGCAGCTGCGCAAGATTGTCCAAGATCCTGAGGCCAGCGCCAACGACCAGTTTGTGGCGCATGTGTTGTTGATGAACGCCAACATCTCTTCAGCCGGCGTCCTGCCAATGTGCCAAGACACTGGCACCGCGGTAATCATGGGCAAGCGCGGCCAGCAAGTTCTGACGGACGGGCCAGACGAAAAGGCACTGTCGAAAGGTGTATTCAACGCATACACCCAGTACAACCTGCGCTATTCCATGAACGCCCCGTTGAACATGTGGGATGAGGTCAACACCAAGACCAATTTGCCGGCGCAGATCGAGCTCTACGCCGACACCGCACCGGGCCACGAGCTGGTCTACAAGTTCTTGTTCATGGCCAAGGGCGGTGGCTCGGCCAACAAGTCTTATCTGTACCAAGAAACCAAGGCCGTGCTAAACCCGGCTTCGATGATGCGGTTCTTGGACGAGAAGATCCGCTCCTTAGGCACGGCCGCCTGCCCGCCCTACCACTTGGCGGTCGTCATCGGCGGCACCTCTGCCGAGTTCGCGCTCAAGACGGCCAAATACGCCTCCGCCAAATACTTGGACACGCTGCCCACCACCGGTGATCCCTCCGGCCGCGGCTTCCGTGACCTGGAAATGGAACAGCAGGTGTTGGAAATGACCCAGAAAATGGGTCTGGGCGCACAATTTGGTGGCCGGTTCTACTGCCACGACGTGCGTGTGGTTCGCCTACCGCGCCACGGCGCCTCGGTGCCAATCGCGGTGTCAGTGTCTTGTTCAGCCGACCGCCAGTGCTTGGGCAAGATCACCCGCGACGGGGTCTTCATTGAGCAGCTGGAGACCGACCCGGCGCAGTACATGCCTGAGGTCCGCCACGAAGAACTGGTCGGCAGCCCTCAGGGCGCCGAAGCGGTGGCCATTGACCTGCGCCGGCCAATGCCGGAAGTCCTGGCTGAGCTCGACAAATACCCGATCAAGACGCGCCTGTCGCTGACCGGCACGCTGGTGGTAGGGCGCGACATTGCCCACGCCAAGCTGAAGGAACGTCTCGACGCCGGCGAAGGGTTGCCTCAATACTTCAAGGACTATCCCGTCTACTACGCCGGGCCAGCCAAGACACCTGAAGGCATGCCCTCTGGTTCATTTGGGCCCACTACAGCCGGGCGAATGGACTCTTATGTCGATCTGTTCCAGGCCAATGGCGGCTCGATGGTGATGGTGGCCAAGGGTAACCGCAGCCAGCAAGTCACTGACGCCTGCGCCAAGCACGGCGGCTTCTATCTTGGCTCGATTGGCGGCCCGGCCGCACAGCTGGCGCAAGACTGCATCAAGTCGGTCGAGGTGCTCGAGTATCCCGAGCTGGGCATGGAGGCGATCTGGAAGATCGACGTGGTCGACTTCCCCGCCTTCATTGTGGTGGACAACAAGGGCAACGACTTCTTCGCGGAGATCAACAAGCCAACAAAGATGTAG
- a CDS encoding phosphoglycerate dehydrogenase translates to MTFQIKTLNAISPIGLERFPAESYEVGTDLAAPAALLLRSANLHDVPIPESLLAVARAGAGTNNIPIPDYSAVGIPVFNTPGANANAVKELTLAGILLAARNIIDGAAFAHRLRGDAKEMNAAVEKGKKQFAGWELPGRVLSVVGLGAIGVEVANSACALGMTVLGYDPGVTVESAWKLSPLVERVTSPEQAYQRADIVTMHLPLTPETTGLVGAEQLAQMRPTTVLINFSRGPIVDEAALVAALEAEQLRGYVCDFPSPALNTRPKVVTLPHLGASTAEAEENCARMAVDQLRAYLENGVIRNSVNFPAIDLPRREQTSRLAMANSNVPNMVGQVSALVAGANLNIADLLNRSKGELAYTLVDVEGEIPDALLEKIKAIDGMLSARVL, encoded by the coding sequence ATGACCTTCCAGATCAAAACCCTAAACGCCATCAGCCCCATAGGCCTGGAGCGTTTCCCAGCCGAGAGCTACGAGGTTGGCACCGACCTGGCCGCGCCGGCCGCTTTGCTGTTGCGTTCGGCCAATCTGCACGATGTGCCTATCCCCGAATCCCTGCTGGCTGTGGCCCGGGCCGGGGCCGGCACCAACAACATCCCTATTCCGGACTATTCGGCTGTGGGCATCCCGGTTTTCAACACCCCAGGCGCTAACGCCAATGCCGTCAAGGAGTTGACCTTGGCCGGCATTTTGTTGGCCGCACGCAACATTATTGACGGAGCGGCTTTTGCCCACCGCCTGAGGGGCGACGCCAAGGAAATGAACGCCGCGGTCGAAAAGGGCAAGAAGCAATTCGCTGGCTGGGAACTGCCAGGCCGGGTGCTGTCAGTAGTTGGTCTGGGCGCCATTGGCGTCGAAGTGGCCAATTCGGCCTGCGCCCTGGGCATGACCGTTTTGGGCTACGACCCGGGTGTGACGGTGGAAAGTGCCTGGAAACTGTCGCCTCTAGTTGAACGGGTCACCAGCCCGGAGCAGGCCTACCAGCGAGCCGACATTGTGACCATGCATTTGCCGCTGACACCTGAAACCACCGGACTAGTTGGCGCCGAGCAGTTGGCTCAGATGCGGCCAACCACGGTGCTAATCAACTTCTCCCGCGGGCCAATTGTCGATGAAGCGGCCTTGGTGGCCGCGCTCGAGGCTGAGCAGCTGCGGGGCTACGTCTGCGACTTCCCCTCACCGGCACTAAACACCCGGCCCAAGGTTGTGACACTGCCGCATCTGGGTGCTTCAACAGCTGAGGCGGAAGAAAACTGCGCCCGGATGGCGGTCGACCAGCTGCGGGCCTATTTGGAGAACGGTGTTATCCGCAATTCGGTCAACTTCCCGGCTATCGACCTGCCGCGACGCGAGCAGACCAGTCGCCTGGCCATGGCCAACTCCAATGTGCCCAATATGGTGGGCCAGGTTTCGGCCCTGGTGGCCGGAGCCAACCTCAACATCGCCGACCTGCTCAACCGGTCAAAGGGCGAGTTGGCCTACACCTTGGTTGACGTTGAGG
- the serC gene encoding 3-phosphoserine/phosphohydroxythreonine transaminase, translating to MRVHNFAAGPAMLPTEVLEIAQAELVDWQGSGMSVMEVSHRGKAFVACAAAAEQSLRNLLGVPDNYRVLFLQGGATAQFSLVPMNITKPGDTVAFLHTGQWSAKAIKFAKAQELNVEVIADEAESNYSTVPAAGSYDLPANAAYLHYTPNETIGGVEFDYIPETGDVPLVADMSSTIVSRPLDVSRYGIIYAGAQKNLGPSGVTVVIVRDDLTGKARPNTPGVFDYAAQAGADSMLNTPPTFAVYLLGQVLQWIERIGGLTAMAQRNQAKAAALYAAIDGSEFYANPVALNARSWMNVPFTLADPDLDADFLKEAEAAGLTNLKGHRSVGGMRASIYNAMPQAGIDALIAFMADFANRRG from the coding sequence GTGCGTGTCCATAATTTTGCGGCTGGCCCGGCCATGCTGCCCACAGAAGTCCTTGAAATCGCCCAAGCCGAGCTAGTTGACTGGCAAGGTTCCGGCATGTCCGTCATGGAGGTGTCCCACCGGGGCAAAGCCTTTGTGGCCTGCGCCGCTGCGGCCGAGCAGTCCCTGCGTAACCTGCTTGGCGTGCCTGACAACTACCGGGTTCTCTTCCTTCAAGGTGGTGCCACCGCCCAGTTCTCCCTGGTCCCAATGAACATCACCAAACCCGGTGACACAGTGGCGTTCCTCCACACCGGCCAGTGGTCGGCCAAAGCCATCAAGTTTGCCAAGGCGCAGGAACTGAACGTCGAAGTGATTGCCGATGAGGCTGAGTCGAACTATTCGACCGTGCCAGCTGCCGGCTCCTACGACTTGCCCGCCAATGCGGCCTACCTCCACTACACCCCGAATGAAACCATTGGCGGCGTCGAGTTCGACTACATCCCCGAGACCGGCGACGTGCCCTTGGTGGCTGATATGTCCTCCACCATTGTCTCCCGCCCGCTTGACGTTAGCCGCTACGGCATCATCTACGCCGGCGCCCAAAAGAACCTGGGACCATCTGGCGTCACCGTTGTGATTGTGCGCGACGACCTGACCGGCAAGGCCCGGCCAAACACCCCAGGGGTCTTCGACTACGCCGCCCAGGCCGGCGCCGATTCGATGCTCAATACTCCGCCCACTTTTGCCGTCTACCTGCTAGGCCAGGTCCTTCAGTGGATCGAGCGCATTGGTGGGCTAACGGCCATGGCCCAGCGTAACCAGGCCAAAGCGGCGGCCCTGTACGCCGCCATCGACGGCTCCGAGTTCTACGCCAACCCGGTCGCCCTGAACGCCCGCAGTTGGATGAACGTGCCGTTCACCTTGGCTGATCCGGACCTCGATGCTGACTTCCTGAAAGAGGCTGAGGCCGCCGGCCTGACAAATCTCAAGGGCCACCGGTCGGTTGGTGGCATGCGGGCCAGCATCTACAACGCCATGCCGCAGGCCGGTATTGATGCGTTGATCGCCTTTATGGCTGATTTTGCCAACCGTCGCGGCTGA